A genomic window from Streptomyces sp. NBC_00234 includes:
- a CDS encoding uridine kinase: MRLEPITWERLAEALAVHADALKPSDGGPWLKIAVDGSPAARPGELAERLAAALRVRGRSVLTVPTSGFLRPASLRYEYGKEDPDSYFDGWFDTGALWREVFGPLEAGGSGRVLPDLWDPVKDRATRSPYQLLPEGGVVVVHGPFLLGQWFPFDLSAHLRLSPGALRRRTEEGERWTLPAFARYEDEVAPADRADAVVRADDPLHPAWSPPDAL; this comes from the coding sequence GTGCGACTTGAACCGATCACCTGGGAACGGCTGGCCGAAGCCCTCGCCGTGCACGCCGACGCGCTGAAGCCCTCCGACGGCGGGCCCTGGCTCAAGATCGCCGTCGACGGCTCGCCGGCCGCCCGCCCCGGTGAGCTCGCCGAGCGCCTCGCGGCGGCTCTGCGGGTCCGGGGTCGCTCGGTGCTCACCGTCCCCACCAGCGGCTTCCTGCGCCCGGCCAGCCTTCGGTACGAGTACGGCAAGGAGGACCCCGACTCGTACTTCGACGGCTGGTTCGACACGGGGGCGCTGTGGCGCGAGGTGTTCGGCCCGCTGGAGGCGGGCGGCAGCGGGCGGGTGCTGCCCGACCTCTGGGACCCGGTGAAGGACCGGGCCACCAGGAGTCCCTACCAGCTCCTGCCGGAGGGCGGGGTGGTCGTCGTGCACGGTCCGTTCCTGCTCGGGCAGTGGTTCCCGTTCGACCTGAGCGCCCATCTGCGGCTCTCGCCCGGCGCGCTGCGCCGTCGTACCGAGGAGGGCGAACGGTGGACCCTGCCCGCGTTCGCGAGGTACGAGGACGAGGTGGCGCCCGCCGACCGCGCGGACGCGGTCGTGCGGGCCGACGATCCGCTCCACCCCGCCTGGTCCCCGCCGGACGCGCTCTAG
- a CDS encoding cupin domain-containing protein, with protein MGKRGGSRRGVLVGGCVVALGFVPTAATATPGSGVSGTVVAKGTSVGKLKVESPKGRADVIVRTITIQPGGSTGWHTHAGQLIAVVESGTLTRTLSDCSVEVTPAGTSFIEPSGPGHRHIGRNDGTEPVVLWVTYLLPEGRALSDDAEAVDCG; from the coding sequence ATGGGGAAGCGTGGAGGTTCGCGCAGGGGTGTGCTCGTCGGTGGGTGTGTGGTGGCGCTCGGCTTCGTGCCGACGGCGGCGACCGCGACACCGGGAAGCGGGGTGAGCGGCACGGTCGTGGCCAAGGGCACGTCCGTGGGCAAGCTGAAGGTGGAGAGCCCGAAGGGGCGCGCGGACGTGATAGTCCGGACGATCACCATCCAGCCGGGCGGCAGCACCGGCTGGCACACCCACGCCGGTCAGCTGATCGCCGTGGTCGAATCGGGGACGCTGACCCGCACGCTCAGCGACTGCTCGGTCGAAGTGACCCCGGCCGGAACCTCGTTCATCGAGCCGTCCGGGCCCGGACACCGGCACATCGGGCGGAACGACGGGACCGAACCGGTCGTGCTGTGGGTGACCTATCTGCTTCCGGAGGGCCGCGCCCTCTCCGACGACGCGGAGGCGGTGGACTGCGGGTGA
- a CDS encoding winged helix-turn-helix transcriptional regulator, which yields MPRQQQPVRPARRRSYDQFCAAARALDSVGDRWTLLIVRELLGGPRRYTDLHADLPGVSTDVLASRLKDMEQGGLAVRRKLPPPAPASVYELTERGLGLLPVLTALSVWGAPALDERQPTDAVRAHWFALPLLRALDGLTHPGVVEVALEEGEFHLRIGEGAPAAGVYGLGSADRPDARLVLDAELCLELGRGGTTLAEAVKDGRIEVSGDTPLAAEIRGE from the coding sequence ATGCCACGTCAGCAACAGCCGGTGCGACCGGCCCGCCGCCGGAGTTACGACCAGTTCTGTGCCGCCGCGCGGGCCCTCGACTCCGTGGGTGACCGGTGGACCCTGCTGATCGTCCGTGAACTGCTGGGTGGCCCGCGCCGGTACACGGATCTGCACGCCGATCTGCCGGGCGTGAGCACGGACGTCCTGGCCTCCCGGCTCAAGGACATGGAGCAGGGCGGCCTCGCGGTACGCCGTAAGCTGCCGCCGCCCGCCCCGGCCTCGGTGTACGAGCTGACCGAACGCGGCCTGGGGCTGTTGCCGGTCCTGACGGCCCTTTCGGTGTGGGGGGCGCCCGCGCTGGACGAGCGCCAGCCGACGGACGCGGTGCGCGCTCACTGGTTCGCCCTGCCGCTGTTGCGCGCCCTGGACGGGCTGACCCATCCGGGTGTGGTCGAAGTCGCCCTGGAAGAGGGGGAGTTCCACCTACGCATCGGAGAGGGGGCGCCGGCGGCAGGGGTGTACGGTCTGGGCTCGGCCGACCGTCCCGATGCCCGTCTCGTCCTCGACGCCGAACTGTGCCTGGAGCTCGGGCGAGGAGGGACGACCCTCGCCGAGGCGGTCAAGGACGGCCGGATCGAGGTGTCCGGCGACACCCCGCTGGCCGCCGAGATTCGCGGCGAATGA
- a CDS encoding pyridoxal phosphate-dependent aminotransferase translates to MEFRQSSKLNEVCYEIRGPVIEHANALEEAGHSVLRLNTGNPALFGFEAPEEIVQDMIRMLPQAHGYTDSRGILSARRAVAHRYQAMGLTDVGVDDIFLGNGVSELISMAVQALLEDGDEVLIPSPDYPLWTAVTTLAGGKAVHYTCDEASDWNPDLADMAAKITDRTRAVVIINPNNPTGAVYPREILEGILDLARRHGLMVFADEIYDQILYDDAEHHSVAVLAPDLVCLTFSGLSKTYRVAGFRSGWMVVSGPRQHAGNYLEGLTMLASMRLCPNAPAQYAIQAALGGRQSIGALVAPGGRLHEQRNRAWEKLNEIPGVSCVKPKGALYAFPRIDPKVHHIVDDEKFVLDLLLREKIQVVQGTGFNWPRPDHFRILTLPHADDLDAAISRIGRFLNGYRQ, encoded by the coding sequence ATGGAGTTCCGGCAGTCCAGCAAGCTCAACGAGGTCTGTTACGAGATCCGGGGCCCGGTCATCGAGCACGCCAACGCCCTGGAGGAGGCGGGGCACAGCGTGCTCCGGCTCAACACCGGCAACCCGGCACTCTTCGGCTTCGAGGCTCCCGAGGAGATCGTCCAGGACATGATCCGGATGCTCCCGCAGGCCCACGGCTACACCGACTCGCGCGGCATCCTGTCGGCGCGGCGCGCTGTGGCGCATCGCTACCAGGCGATGGGACTGACCGACGTCGGCGTCGACGACATCTTCCTCGGCAACGGCGTGTCCGAGCTCATCTCCATGGCCGTGCAGGCGCTCCTGGAGGACGGGGACGAGGTCCTGATCCCGAGTCCCGACTATCCGCTGTGGACGGCGGTGACGACGCTCGCGGGCGGCAAGGCGGTGCACTACACCTGCGACGAGGCATCGGACTGGAACCCGGACCTCGCGGACATGGCGGCGAAGATCACGGACCGTACGAGGGCCGTCGTGATCATCAACCCGAACAACCCGACCGGTGCCGTCTACCCGCGCGAGATCCTCGAAGGCATCCTCGACCTGGCCCGCAGGCACGGCCTCATGGTGTTCGCCGACGAGATCTACGACCAGATCCTCTACGACGACGCCGAGCACCACAGCGTGGCGGTCCTCGCCCCCGACCTGGTCTGCCTCACGTTCAGCGGACTGTCCAAGACCTACCGGGTGGCGGGATTCCGGTCGGGCTGGATGGTGGTGTCGGGTCCGCGGCAGCACGCCGGCAACTACCTGGAGGGGCTGACGATGCTCGCCTCCATGCGGCTGTGCCCCAACGCGCCCGCGCAGTACGCCATTCAGGCCGCGCTCGGCGGGCGGCAGTCGATCGGCGCACTCGTCGCCCCGGGAGGCCGGCTGCACGAACAGCGCAACCGGGCCTGGGAGAAGCTGAACGAGATCCCCGGGGTGTCGTGCGTGAAGCCGAAGGGCGCGCTCTACGCGTTCCCGCGCATCGACCCGAAGGTGCACCACATCGTCGACGACGAGAAGTTCGTCCTCGATCTGCTGCTGCGGGAGAAGATCCAGGTGGTACAGGGCACCGGCTTCAACTGGCCGCGCCCCGACCACTTCCGGATCCTGACCCTCCCGCACGCCGACGATCTCGACGCGGCCATCAGCCGCATCGGCCGCTTCCTGAACGGATACCGCCAGTGA
- a CDS encoding peptidase has translation MTCPSCLLPAHTQFATPELVGHIVEGGLDPAEDPGWARSGAGSPAEYARWAGHLCGMTCLRMALGNEAPSLFALRDGALTYGAYTEDSEGDIRGLIYAPFAEYAREAHGLDATVHRHLAAEEIPGLLDEGRTVMASVHYGIRHPERPAPGRGGHLVLLTSRTADGNGVHFHNPSGTTAGTRAADLPLPVFERFFAGRGVSLRSS, from the coding sequence GTGACCTGCCCCTCCTGCCTGCTTCCGGCCCACACCCAGTTCGCCACTCCGGAACTGGTGGGCCACATCGTCGAGGGCGGGCTCGATCCCGCCGAGGACCCGGGCTGGGCCCGGTCGGGGGCCGGGTCACCCGCCGAGTACGCACGCTGGGCAGGCCATCTGTGCGGCATGACCTGCCTGCGCATGGCGCTCGGCAACGAGGCGCCCTCGCTGTTCGCCCTGCGCGACGGAGCACTCACCTACGGCGCGTACACGGAGGACTCGGAGGGGGACATCCGAGGGCTGATCTACGCGCCGTTCGCGGAATACGCGCGCGAGGCGCACGGGCTCGACGCGACCGTGCACCGTCATCTCGCGGCGGAGGAGATCCCCGGTCTGCTGGACGAGGGCCGCACCGTGATGGCCTCGGTGCACTACGGGATCCGGCACCCGGAACGGCCCGCTCCCGGGCGGGGCGGACACCTGGTGCTGCTGACCTCCCGTACGGCCGACGGGAACGGCGTCCACTTCCACAACCCCTCGGGAACGACGGCCGGGACCCGTGCGGCGGACCTGCCGCTGCCGGTCTTCGAGCGCTTCTTCGCCGGGCGCGGCGTATCCCTGCGCAGTTCCTAG
- a CDS encoding DUF3574 domain-containing protein has translation MGTPVAYATLGGESAPAAHSAATVRGKAFIETRLFFGTERPDGGPEVTDRQFLAFVDREVTPSFPDGLTIQEGRGQWRDSHGVIERERSYELILLYPASEARLRDPRIERIREAYEKAYAQDSVARLEEPIRADF, from the coding sequence ATGGGCACCCCGGTCGCCTACGCCACGCTCGGTGGCGAATCCGCTCCGGCCGCGCACTCCGCCGCCACCGTCCGGGGGAAGGCGTTCATCGAGACACGCCTGTTCTTCGGTACGGAACGCCCCGACGGCGGACCGGAGGTGACCGACCGGCAGTTCCTGGCCTTCGTCGACCGGGAGGTCACCCCGAGCTTCCCCGACGGCCTCACCATCCAGGAAGGCCGGGGCCAGTGGCGGGACTCCCACGGGGTGATCGAGCGGGAGCGCAGCTACGAACTGATCCTGCTCTACCCCGCCTCGGAGGCGCGCCTGCGTGATCCGCGGATCGAGCGGATCCGCGAGGCCTACGAGAAGGCGTACGCGCAGGACTCGGTGGCCCGCCTGGAGGAACCGATCCGCGCCGACTTCTGA
- a CDS encoding SWIM zinc finger family protein: MSPRPAARPGLSPEGRSAARPGSGPRSRPGPDDLRRTFEAVPARTRDDEGPFADSWWGRAWVDALESLSMDEGRLARGRTYADGGHVAAITVTPGRVIAYVHGSRPRPYRAELRLRTFSDADWDTFLDAVAARPGHLSALLGKEMPHSLVETAGETGIRLLPTAGDLDPDCSCPDHGWPCKHVAALCFQTARLLDTDPFVLLLMRGRGERELLDELGRRNAEHSARERPTADLTPSVPAREAVAERFLPPLPAPLPVPPYPGQPPSYPDLPGARDPLSLDHLATDAAARAHTLLTTGADPLAGLTTWQDAVRLAAARPTAGLTATTRALYRELAYATGRSTTDLARAVAAWRQGGAEGLAVLETPWDPPAGPFDRARPALAAADFPRFQPWRNHLTHPQGTLQLRFGHDGRWYGYESDPGEDDWWPRAVPDHDPVGALTALIGG; the protein is encoded by the coding sequence ATGAGCCCGCGCCCGGCCGCCCGGCCCGGTCTCTCGCCCGAGGGCCGCTCCGCTGCCCGTCCGGGGTCGGGGCCCCGCTCCCGCCCGGGCCCCGACGATCTGCGGCGTACCTTCGAAGCGGTTCCGGCCCGTACCCGCGACGACGAGGGGCCGTTCGCGGACAGCTGGTGGGGCCGCGCCTGGGTGGACGCCCTGGAGTCCCTGTCGATGGACGAGGGGCGGCTCGCCCGCGGCCGGACGTACGCGGACGGCGGTCACGTCGCCGCGATCACCGTCACCCCCGGCCGGGTCATCGCCTACGTCCACGGAAGCCGGCCCCGCCCGTACCGCGCGGAGCTGCGCCTGCGCACGTTCTCCGACGCGGACTGGGACACCTTCCTCGACGCCGTCGCCGCCCGGCCCGGACATCTCTCCGCCCTGCTGGGCAAGGAGATGCCGCACTCCCTGGTCGAGACGGCGGGGGAGACGGGCATCCGGCTGCTGCCGACCGCGGGCGATCTCGACCCGGACTGTTCCTGCCCCGATCACGGCTGGCCCTGCAAGCACGTGGCCGCGCTCTGCTTCCAGACCGCACGGCTCCTCGACACCGACCCGTTCGTCCTCCTGCTGATGCGCGGCAGGGGCGAGCGGGAACTCCTCGACGAGCTGGGCCGCCGCAACGCGGAGCACTCGGCCCGCGAGCGGCCCACGGCCGACCTGACCCCCTCCGTGCCGGCCCGTGAGGCCGTGGCCGAGCGCTTCCTGCCGCCGCTGCCCGCACCGCTCCCGGTCCCGCCGTACCCGGGCCAGCCCCCGTCCTACCCCGATCTGCCCGGCGCGCGCGACCCGCTCTCGCTGGACCACCTCGCCACCGACGCGGCGGCCCGTGCCCACACGCTGCTCACCACCGGCGCCGACCCCCTCGCGGGTCTCACCACCTGGCAGGACGCCGTCCGTCTCGCCGCGGCCCGCCCGACCGCCGGGCTCACCGCCACCACCCGAGCCCTCTACCGCGAACTGGCCTACGCGACCGGCCGCTCCACCACCGACCTGGCGCGTGCCGTGGCCGCCTGGCGTCAGGGCGGCGCCGAGGGCCTGGCCGTCCTGGAGACCCCCTGGGATCCACCGGCCGGCCCCTTCGACCGGGCCCGCCCCGCCCTCGCGGCGGCGGACTTCCCGCGCTTCCAGCCCTGGCGCAACCACCTGACCCACCCGCAGGGCACGCTCCAGCTCCGCTTCGGCCACGACGGCCGGTGGTACGGCTACGAGTCGGACCCGGGCGAGGACGACTGGTGGCCCCGCGCCGTCCCGGACCACGACCCGGTGGGCGCGCTCACCGCACTGATCGGCGGCTGA
- a CDS encoding DEAD/DEAH box helicase has product MGVGRESRQEGGGIGVRNHKDRQDPWSVRGSRHEPDPAADRLLRRPAVFLPASLPRDGRIAFWDPAGEDAGDFGGIDGLEHTTAELTVVRRQGATGVRRHTVPAVLLPLADAVPLLARARHLASAHPATRCWGAAALHALNLVARGRLLPGLTADDHDAWRAGPRDAEDMAHLRAVAAAMPPEGHAVPLPDRSPLQVPEPAALLGSFLDAVADTLPRTPAAAYAMGAPFASREAQHLPGARAWAVEVAAGLDAGVRVSLRLDLSAYELFDTADTYGDGGDGDEDGESTAGPAAPARHAAAAITQVHSLADPTYVTDAAALWNGGGGEPFGPRARIDAVLALRRAARVWAPLERLLDQPVPDVLALTEDELYELLSDAGARLAGAGVAVHWPRELARSLTASAVVRTAPGSATDGTSFFDAEQLFSFNWQLSLGDEPLTEAEMDTLAEAHRPVVRLRDQWVVVDPALVRKARKRELGLLDPVDALAVALTGSAEVDGEQVEAVPVGALAALRARIVSDDATVPPPPGLDATLRDYQLRGLAWLDRMTSLGLGGCLADDMGLGKTITVIALHLHRAHPAPTLVICPASLLGNWHREINRFAPGVPVRRFHGTDRTLADPDGGFVLTTYGTMRSSAAQLAAHTWGLVVADEAQHVKNPHSSTAKALRTIPAPARVALTGTPVENNLSELWALLDWTTPGLLGPLKAFRARHARIVENTGTAAGLGNEEAVERLSRLVRPFLLRRKKSDPGIAPELPPKTETDHPVFLTREQVTLYEAAVRETMASIEAAEGIARRGLIMKLLSSLKQICNHPAQYLKEEPTRLTGRSGKLALLDELLDTILSEDGSVLIFTQYVTMARLLSAHLASRAVPSQLLHGGTPVAERERMVDRFQSAEVPVFLLSLKAAGTGLNLTRAAHVIHYDRWWNPAVEEQATDRAYRIGQTQPVQVHRLIAEGTVEDRIGELLESKRALADAVLGTGETALTELSDRDLADLVSLRRPA; this is encoded by the coding sequence ATGGGAGTCGGTCGCGAATCGAGGCAGGAGGGGGGCGGCATCGGCGTGCGGAACCACAAGGACCGGCAGGACCCGTGGAGCGTGCGGGGCAGCCGTCACGAACCGGACCCGGCCGCCGACCGGCTGCTGCGCCGTCCCGCCGTGTTCCTTCCCGCGAGCCTTCCCAGGGACGGCCGGATCGCCTTCTGGGACCCGGCCGGGGAGGACGCAGGCGACTTCGGCGGCATCGACGGTCTGGAGCACACGACCGCCGAGCTCACCGTCGTACGGCGCCAGGGCGCGACCGGCGTCCGCCGGCACACGGTGCCCGCGGTGCTGCTGCCCCTTGCCGACGCCGTCCCCCTGCTCGCCCGCGCCCGGCACCTCGCCTCCGCCCACCCCGCCACCCGGTGCTGGGGCGCCGCCGCGCTGCACGCCCTCAACCTGGTGGCGCGCGGCCGGCTCCTGCCCGGACTGACGGCCGACGACCACGACGCCTGGCGTGCCGGGCCGCGGGACGCCGAGGACATGGCCCACCTCAGGGCCGTCGCCGCCGCCATGCCGCCCGAGGGGCACGCGGTCCCGCTGCCGGACCGTTCTCCGCTCCAGGTGCCCGAACCGGCGGCCCTGCTCGGGTCCTTCCTCGACGCGGTCGCCGACACCCTGCCGCGTACGCCGGCCGCGGCGTACGCGATGGGGGCACCCTTCGCCTCCCGCGAGGCACAGCACCTGCCCGGCGCCCGCGCCTGGGCCGTGGAGGTGGCCGCGGGCCTCGACGCGGGGGTGCGGGTCTCGCTCCGCCTCGACCTGTCGGCGTACGAGCTGTTCGACACCGCCGACACCTACGGCGACGGAGGCGATGGGGACGAGGACGGCGAGAGCACGGCCGGTCCCGCGGCCCCCGCCCGTCACGCCGCCGCGGCCATCACGCAGGTGCACAGCCTGGCCGACCCGACGTACGTCACCGACGCCGCGGCCCTGTGGAACGGCGGGGGAGGGGAGCCCTTCGGCCCCCGCGCCAGGATCGACGCGGTGCTCGCGCTGCGCCGCGCCGCCCGCGTCTGGGCGCCGCTCGAACGGCTTCTCGACCAGCCCGTCCCCGATGTGCTCGCCCTCACCGAGGACGAGCTCTACGAGCTGCTGAGCGACGCGGGGGCGCGGCTGGCGGGCGCGGGCGTCGCCGTCCACTGGCCACGGGAACTGGCCCGCTCGCTCACCGCATCGGCCGTCGTCAGGACCGCCCCGGGCTCCGCAACCGACGGCACCTCGTTCTTCGACGCCGAACAGCTCTTCTCCTTCAACTGGCAGCTCTCCCTGGGCGACGAACCGCTCACGGAGGCCGAGATGGACACGCTGGCCGAGGCCCACCGTCCCGTGGTGCGGCTGCGTGACCAGTGGGTGGTGGTCGACCCCGCGCTCGTACGCAAGGCGCGCAAGCGGGAGTTGGGCCTGCTGGACCCGGTGGACGCCCTGGCCGTCGCGCTCACCGGCAGCGCCGAGGTCGACGGGGAACAGGTCGAGGCGGTGCCGGTCGGTGCCCTCGCCGCACTCCGCGCGCGCATCGTCTCCGACGACGCCACCGTCCCGCCGCCGCCCGGCCTGGACGCGACCCTGCGCGACTACCAGCTGCGCGGGCTCGCCTGGCTGGACCGGATGACCTCGCTGGGCCTGGGCGGCTGCCTCGCCGACGACATGGGCCTGGGCAAGACGATCACCGTGATCGCGCTCCATCTGCACCGCGCCCATCCCGCGCCCACGCTGGTCATCTGCCCGGCCTCCCTCCTGGGCAACTGGCACCGCGAGATCAACCGCTTCGCGCCCGGTGTCCCCGTCCGCCGCTTCCACGGCACCGACAGGACACTGGCGGACCCCGACGGCGGCTTCGTCCTCACGACGTACGGCACGATGCGCTCCAGCGCGGCCCAGCTCGCCGCCCACACCTGGGGACTCGTCGTCGCCGACGAGGCACAGCACGTGAAGAACCCGCACTCCTCCACGGCCAAGGCACTGCGCACCATCCCGGCCCCCGCCCGCGTCGCCCTCACCGGCACCCCGGTGGAGAACAACCTCTCGGAACTCTGGGCGCTGCTCGACTGGACGACCCCCGGACTGCTCGGCCCGCTCAAGGCGTTCCGCGCCCGGCACGCCCGGATCGTCGAGAACACCGGGACGGCGGCCGGACTGGGCAACGAGGAAGCGGTCGAGCGGCTCTCCCGGCTGGTCCGCCCCTTCCTCCTGCGCCGCAAGAAGTCCGACCCGGGCATCGCCCCCGAGCTGCCGCCGAAGACGGAGACCGATCATCCCGTCTTCCTCACCCGGGAACAGGTCACGCTCTACGAGGCCGCGGTGCGCGAGACGATGGCGTCCATCGAGGCGGCGGAAGGCATCGCCCGCCGCGGACTGATCATGAAGCTGCTGTCCTCGCTCAAGCAGATCTGCAATCACCCCGCGCAGTACCTCAAGGAAGAGCCGACCCGGCTCACCGGCCGCTCGGGCAAGCTCGCCCTGCTCGACGAACTCCTCGACACGATCCTGTCGGAGGACGGCTCCGTCCTGATCTTCACCCAGTACGTCACGATGGCCCGGCTCCTCTCCGCCCACCTCGCTTCCCGGGCCGTCCCCTCCCAACTGCTCCACGGGGGTACGCCGGTGGCCGAGCGGGAGCGGATGGTGGACCGCTTCCAGTCCGCCGAGGTGCCGGTCTTCCTGCTCTCCCTCAAGGCGGCCGGCACGGGACTGAACCTCACCCGGGCCGCCCATGTCATCCACTACGACCGCTGGTGGAACCCGGCCGTGGAGGAACAGGCCACCGACCGTGCGTACCGCATCGGCCAGACCCAGCCGGTGCAGGTGCACCGGCTGATCGCGGAGGGCACGGTCGAGGACCGCATCGGTGAACTGCTGGAGTCCAAGCGGGCCCTCGCGGACGCCGTCCTCGGCACCGGGGAGACGGCCCTGACCGAGCTCAGCGACCGCGACCTGGCCGACCTCGTCTCCCTGCGGAGGCCCGCATGA
- a CDS encoding slipin family protein — MVQELLIAAVGAASVAVIYASAAARVVKQYERGVVLRLGRLRRDVRGPGFTMIVPGVDRLRKVNMQIVTMPVPAQDGITRDNVTVRVDAVIYFKVVDAASAVVQVEDYRFAVSQMAQTSLRSIIGKSDLDDLLSNREKLNQGLELMIDSPAVGWGVQIDRVEIKDVSLPETMKRSMARQAEADRERRARVINADAELQASKKLAEAAKEMSEQPAALQLRLLQTVVAVAAEKNSTLVLPFPVELLRFLERAAPPQQEAAPERSAEKPQPPAWPQQPPAVTSLPDSSDAGPLTRH, encoded by the coding sequence ATGGTCCAGGAGCTATTGATCGCAGCAGTGGGGGCGGCGTCGGTGGCCGTGATCTACGCGTCGGCGGCCGCACGGGTCGTCAAACAGTACGAGCGGGGGGTCGTGCTGCGGCTCGGCCGGCTCCGGCGCGATGTGCGGGGACCGGGCTTCACGATGATCGTTCCGGGCGTGGACCGGCTGCGCAAGGTCAACATGCAGATCGTGACGATGCCCGTGCCCGCGCAGGACGGCATCACCCGGGACAACGTGACGGTCCGGGTCGACGCGGTCATCTACTTCAAGGTGGTCGACGCGGCGAGCGCCGTCGTGCAGGTGGAGGACTACCGGTTCGCGGTGTCGCAGATGGCACAGACCTCGTTGCGGTCGATCATCGGAAAGAGTGACCTGGACGACCTCCTGTCGAACAGGGAGAAGCTGAACCAGGGCCTGGAGCTGATGATCGACAGCCCCGCCGTCGGCTGGGGCGTGCAGATCGACCGGGTCGAGATCAAGGACGTGTCCCTCCCGGAGACGATGAAGCGCTCCATGGCACGCCAGGCCGAGGCGGACCGGGAGCGGCGCGCCAGGGTCATCAACGCCGACGCGGAGCTCCAGGCGTCCAAGAAGCTGGCCGAGGCGGCCAAGGAGATGTCGGAGCAGCCGGCGGCGCTGCAGTTGCGTCTGCTGCAGACCGTGGTCGCGGTCGCGGCCGAGAAGAACTCCACCCTCGTCCTGCCGTTCCCCGTCGAGCTCCTCCGCTTCCTGGAGCGGGCCGCGCCGCCGCAGCAGGAAGCGGCCCCGGAGAGGTCGGCCGAGAAGCCGCAGCCGCCCGCGTGGCCCCAGCAGCCACCTGCCGTGACGTCGCTGCCCGACTCGTCCGACGCCGGTCCGCTCACCCGTCACTGA
- a CDS encoding alpha/beta hydrolase translates to MANRLARACAALATVLTVASCAGPAPEGSAPPSARSGSRSALGDPRPCPGQADATCADLTVPLDRTGKAGGTLKLQVLTAGRPDAPRGSLLFLTGGPGQPGVSLAPTIRKRLPKALAEYRLVMIDQRGTGGGAVDCPALQSEVGSSDTVAPTAGAVRDCARTLGEKRNFYTTSDTVADLEDLRTALSVRSWGAVDGVSYGTFTAGRYALTHPRRVDRLVLDSVVPLDGAGALYEASFGHAATVLRTACEEQSCGYDPAEDVAKVVRRDGNGTGVFNLLVIASIIDPKLTNPDLGILDALHASATGDPDPLKKLVESFYGSEGVPPEDFSSGLHAATLCADTAWPWGDAAAPLAGRGAALDRAVARIEPGAVWPFERRTAGEQGIPQTCLPWPVSRPGGSVPERKLSMPVLMLSGDRDLSTPPAWARELAAGQPRARLAVIAGAGHSTQSRSDGGAKAAQEFLLR, encoded by the coding sequence ATGGCGAACCGCCTTGCCCGCGCCTGCGCAGCCCTGGCCACAGTGCTCACCGTGGCCTCCTGCGCGGGCCCGGCTCCGGAGGGTTCCGCCCCGCCGTCCGCCCGCTCCGGTTCGCGATCGGCACTCGGTGATCCGCGTCCGTGCCCCGGCCAGGCCGACGCGACCTGCGCCGACCTGACGGTGCCGCTGGACCGTACGGGCAAGGCCGGCGGCACCCTGAAGCTCCAGGTGCTCACGGCGGGCCGCCCCGACGCGCCGCGCGGCTCCCTGCTCTTCCTGACCGGCGGGCCCGGCCAGCCGGGGGTGTCCCTCGCCCCCACGATCCGCAAGCGGCTCCCGAAGGCGCTCGCCGAGTACCGCCTGGTGATGATCGACCAGCGCGGCACCGGAGGCGGGGCCGTCGACTGTCCCGCGCTCCAGAGCGAGGTCGGCAGCAGTGACACCGTCGCCCCCACCGCGGGGGCGGTTCGGGACTGCGCCCGTACGCTCGGCGAGAAGCGGAACTTCTACACCACCTCCGACACCGTCGCCGACCTGGAGGATCTGCGCACCGCGCTCTCCGTCCGGTCGTGGGGAGCCGTCGACGGAGTCTCGTACGGGACCTTCACGGCGGGTCGGTACGCCCTCACCCACCCCCGGCGCGTCGACCGGCTCGTCCTCGACTCGGTGGTGCCGCTGGACGGGGCGGGCGCCCTGTACGAGGCGTCCTTCGGCCATGCCGCGACGGTGCTGCGGACGGCGTGCGAGGAGCAGTCCTGCGGCTACGACCCGGCCGAGGACGTCGCGAAGGTCGTACGCCGCGACGGCAACGGCACCGGCGTCTTCAATCTGCTCGTCATCGCGAGCATCATCGACCCGAAGCTCACCAACCCGGATCTCGGCATCCTGGACGCCCTGCACGCCTCCGCGACCGGAGACCCCGACCCGCTGAAGAAGCTGGTGGAGAGCTTCTACGGCTCCGAGGGGGTGCCGCCCGAGGACTTCAGCTCAGGACTGCACGCCGCGACGCTCTGCGCGGACACCGCGTGGCCCTGGGGCGACGCGGCAGCCCCGCTCGCCGGTCGGGGGGCCGCGCTCGACCGCGCGGTGGCGCGGATCGAGCCGGGCGCGGTCTGGCCCTTCGAGCGCAGGACGGCGGGTGAACAGGGAATCCCGCAGACCTGTCTCCCCTGGCCCGTCTCCCGCCCCGGCGGCTCCGTGCCGGAGCGGAAGCTGTCCATGCCGGTCCTGATGCTGTCGGGCGACCGCGACCTGTCGACACCGCCCGCCTGGGCGAGGGAGCTGGCCGCGGGGCAGCCCCGCGCCCGGCTGGCGGTCATCGCCGGGGCGGGGCACTCCACCCAGAGCAGGTCCGACGGGGGTGCGAAGGCGGCCCAGGAGTTCCTGCTGCGGTAG